The Henningerozyma blattae CBS 6284 chromosome 7, complete genome region GATATGAGGAATTTGGGTATAAGAttttcaagaattatttattcgaggattataatgaaaaaaaacgtGTCATTGATTATCGATATGGTAGAACAAAGAGGCTCGGTGGTAATACCCCAACAAAGGAGATTTTATGTCAATACTGTTATGGAATTAATTGgattaattatttgaagtattTCAAACATTTATTCTTAGCACATGGTGTGATTACTAAGATTAATGACAAATACAAGAAACAGTTTGAACTATATGATGAAATAATTACTCTATCGATTTCAAGTTGTAAAGAGTTAATTAAGATTGAGACGTTACCCGTGATCCCTAATAAAATTGCAAGTATTCGAATGTTGCTAACATTTATCGAATACGAATTGATCCCACAACCCCTTGAGTACCAAAATATTCTCTATCCATTTACTAAGCCTGTTATACAAGGGGCCCCCAAATCATCTGATAAACATACGCAGCTTAAACAAATAGAGGTGAAATGTCTTATTTGTAAATGTCCAATTCAATTGATAGGAACTGGATCTCAAAGAGTTGGTAAGAGAGAAGGGTTATATGAAAATTACAATATCCACTATATTGAATGCAGCAAGAGTCAGCAAAAACATCCTAAAGAATTGCCAAGTTCCAAGACACTCTACGTTGAATTGTTTTAAAGTTTGATTGATCTGAAAAAAACTACGATCGTTGAAAGTTGAAAACGATTACCCTGCTTCTTGGAAACTCCAACGACgctattgttatttttttttctggcAACAACAGTTTCCTGTACAAGGAAATATAAATCTGCATTACGTATTTTGTGTATGGACCCTGTTaccaaaaaagaaaagaaaaaaaagaaaactcGAAACCTGATACTTTTTATCTTGCCTTTCTCACTTTAAGTAATAAttcatataattttttatagttTACCTCAATAAGTTCTCAGTAATTCGTCATTTACCCTCTCAATGGCAATAACCGGATATCAGCTAATTGGGATATTTCCTGTGGATCTTATCCGATTCAAAAATCCACCGAGCATTCCCGATGTCCCAAAAGAGACGATTCAATTATAGATATTTCACCCAACGTGGTATACGACCCGCCAAGATGACTCTTAAATGAGAAATCATCTAAAAGAAATGATTAGTCCCAATCTGGAATCTCCAAGCGGGTTTATCCTCCCTTGGTTGTCATGGCACCATTCACGGAGAATGCTCTCTCATTGAAATCCAGAAATACATGCCCCAAAACAGTCATATCCTATCTTTTCTGTCCAATCAAAATACAGTTAGTCAAGGAACCCCGCACCTACAGATCTTCATTTCCCCTTTAGGACGCAGAGAATTGCTAGGGGAAATCAGTTTCCCCACTGAAGTTACGTATCGGGAAATGTGGGTGAATTCCAGgaaaaattccaaaattCTTCCGTACGAAATTTTACTAAAAAGGCACAGATTCCTTAATGTCAAAAAGGTAGTAAATTATCCCAGAAATGGAAAAGAGGAGAGTCGGAATGTTGCTTGAGAAATTATGATATTGGCTTAGCGAAATAACGTTATTAGTAGGCAATTTCGTTAAATGGCGATATGCTTGTATTTACAAAGGAGAGGATAATGAACCGATTTTTTTTGGTGGATTCTTGAGAAATCGGAGTTGTAAGGAGTGATGTGTTTAGCTTCTTTTTCCTAGAGTTGTAGAAACGTTTCATCAAAATCTCCGATTTGGGCTTGTGCAAATGACGTATTGGATGCTGGGCCTTTGTGTTTTGTTCATTATCTCTTGAAAACTTTGAGCTTATTATTCACCCAATATCTATGCTCCCTCAAGGATATTTTTAGTagttttttaatatattattattttattactattagtTTACTACtattagtttatttttattttattattattttttatgaCTTAGTCTGTCACTTTGTTTGCAAGGAAAACTTTTGAGAAGATGTGCCTGCCCCTCAGTATTAGGATTTCTACAAGAGATCTGTTGTGTGGGTAGTCTTTGTAAGTTATGAGGACGGGTGTTGGGTTGTACAGGGTCTTGCACTCAGAAGAGATCTCATGCCGTGCTAAATTAACAATGCATTCTAAGCAAGAGATATCTATCTGTATGTCCCAAAGCATTTTCTCCACTTATGTGGGTGTACAGGATCATTAAAAACTGGGCAAGCTTTGTGTGGGTTAAAACTTTTCATAATAGATCTGAATAATTTGCATTGTATAAGCcaaacttttttattatatatatggaAGTTGACTTCTTTCAAAATACATTTTTTAAGGAAttgagaaatattttactcCTGCCTTTGTAACATCttgatatatatactcTCCAATCCTGAACCATCTGTATTAGATTGCCATACAATCAATCCTCAACTCCGTATCCAAATACAAcacaaaacaaaacaacaCAACACAATATactataatataatataatataatataacaTGTCTTACTTGGATCTAATAGATATCAACCAATTCCAGGCTCAGAACTACCCTAACTTAAAGGAACCAAGTGGTCTGATAAGTGATACGAACAATAAGATTgtttcatcttcaaatattagCAGTAACAACAATTCAAATAGCGATTTACTAGCTGATACAAACGCTACCACACCTTTAActgaaaattattttgctTCCTTTAATTATAGTTCTACTAACAACACCAATTCATCTTATAGTCTTTACAACAAATCATTTTTCAACTCTTCATTGAATAGTATACCTGTTACTGGCTCACAATCAGGTACATGTTTGAATGGTTACACCAACATCTATAACTCAAATAAGTTTAACGAAACCTCAAATGTGGCAAATGGTTCGTCACCTCGTTACAATCATATAAAAAAGGTAACTCCTATTGTACCACCTATAAAGACTAACCCAACAAGTGCAGCAAATCCAGCTACAGATTCTACAACTACAGTGAATCAAGAATCTTATGCTTCTGAAAAAGAAGTCATGAGTAGATATATACCAATCATTAAGCCTTCAACTCCTTTTGAAGTATCTTTACAAACAACTGTTGGACAATCCCAAGCAGATAGTAAAGTTAACAAAAATACTCAACCAGAAAATAACTCAAATAAGCCTATGGTTTCAAGCACAAGTGCAATTAATTTGGATTTGGATTTGGAAGATTTGTTAACCATTATTGATGAAAAGGAAACAAAAGATTTCAGCAATGATGAATTACCCACCAAGTCTTTCGAAAAATCtgtcaattttaaatctgAAAAATATAGCACGATAGATAATACAGAGTTTGATTCAAGtgtaatttcaaataataataattttaaatctgGGAAAATATCTCCTTTACCACCAATAATACCAACCGCcgattcaaattcaaattatacCACATTGCCTACACCAAAAGGTAGAAAACTGCCGCCACTGAAGTTCAATAATGTTAGAAACttcaaattatcaaatggttcaacattaaatttaaattccaaAAAGCATTCCCATTTATTACATCCGAGCACAAGGAATCCAGCACATAACAATATGATTCTTTTTGATAAGATTTactcatcatcatcaccaccaccattaaaattatcatgTATGAACAGCGAGTCAAAACATCATCTACATTCTCAAACTATCCCAAATACTTCATTATACTCCGCTAGCAACTGTATGTACCCAAATcctaaaaattttaaatatcatTGTGATATTTGTCacaaattttttagaaGGCCATCGTCATTGAAGACTCATATGAATATTCATACTGGTGTTAAACCATACTTGTGTCcttataataattgttaCAAGCCTTTCAATGCTAAGTCAAACATGCTTAGACATTTTAAGTTGCATTACCGCTTACCTAATGGTATCTATGTACTACCTAACGGCATTGTAACATGGAAAACGCCAACCACTAAGCAAATGTTTGCTAAGCCTCAACCTAATTTGGTAAACAACTGTAATATTTATACCAACTGCCATTGAGGTAATATATCAGTTCGATGTTAAACTCATGATTGTAATTCTGAACTTATTGACATTttgacttttttttttaagttatttttttgctCCGTTATATTTTCTCAACTTTAAACCTAATGCAATATCTCACTTAATGACTATTTTAGTAAGTCTTCAACTTACCTTTAATTTTGTACTTTtgctttttattattcttgcAGCTACCTATACTATTCATAAAAGTAGttcttaaataattgttaatattcatttataattaatattcattttttgcCAACGTTAACTTATACCGAACTTTGATAtatgtttattatttaattacgTTAGTTATCTAGTCATTAATCATTGAAACGAAGGTCATTAAGTATTGGAACGAAGGTCATTAAGTATTGAAACGAAGGTCATTAAGTATTGAAACGAAGGTCATTAAGTATTGGAACGTAGGTCACGAAAGCAGGAATTATAAATCCTGATTACATATCATGTAGTGTTAATTTCCACTACTTATATAGCTTGGGATTTTCCAATATTGAACTGTCCGGAGATACTATTAACACCGAAATTTTCTCTTTCATTACAAATCTTCGTTTCAGAATTTCAACGAGATCTAGATCTGGCCCGCATTATTATCTCCGATAAGAATAGGTACGCTTCAAAGGAAATAACGCACCAAACTCCAGCTATTTTGAGAATGGTTGGTATCCTAGTTAAGTATTTTCAGATATTtgataagaataaaataacatTTTTACCTTGAGAAAGgacttttttcttcaaatacaTGATAAATTAGGAAGATATGACGGCCTGATGAGTTTCAAGATAAGCAAAATCCTTTGTAGTTCTccagataaaaataaattctcGTATGGTATCCTTACATAATATTGTTGGATAATGAGCAATCCCGGCGGAGTAAGCCCAGTTTAGAAATACATTGAtctatatatgtatataacTATTTATTCGTAGAGAGTTATTATCTATTTAGATAATAGCTAGAGTATGCAATATGTTTAAgtaaatatatgtatgaAAGTGAGTTGTTCCTGGTTTGTAAATTTTCCAGGCTCAGCATctcaaaaatataatgcAAGCAcgttaattattattttagtaAACAGTTTGAGAAGTGCTAGAGCATTCATCGTCGGAAGATGAAATATCGGTTAAGTCAACTTCGAAGGACATTTGTGCGTTATTAAGTTTTTTAATCAAGTTATCGATCAAATCAAAGTTTTCATCGCTATTAGCAAACGATTGATGTCTCTCTCCTAGAATGTGGTTGTCTAAATCATCATATTTAACTCTACAATTTTCACAGTAACCAGAATTCTTAACGATTGGTTCTCTATTGGCTCTGGCAGGTAGTCTCTTTTCTGTTATTgtgttattattagcaaTCTTGGTGTCATTGTGCAAATTAGTTGTTGCATTATTATCTATAGGTAAAGCATTTGCAGTAGTAGTGCCAGCAGCAACATTCTTGTTGGATGCTGAAGTATTGTTactttcttcattttcatcttctttgTTACTACTACGGTCTTCTATAACAATTAATTCACCATTAGTATTAGTTGTATTAATACCCGGAGCATTGGAAACTGTGGTAGCAACTGAAACAGTCGAGTCTTTACTAATCGTGGTATTTCCTGAGCCTTTATTTTGATCATCTAAGgaatcttcttctttaatgGTTTCAGTTTTTTTCAATGGTTTAGGTTTTTTAGTGACACCAAGTCTTCTATCGACAACCATTCTTGTTAAAGTTTTTaagtttttatttgtaaCACTTGCCTTTGTAGGTCCTAAACCGTTACCGAACGAAGTTGCAATATCATTTGATTGATGAACCCCACTTGCCTTAATGTCAAAGTTATTTCTCAAGTTACtcttattttcattattattacaaagaTCATCTTGTAAATCTTCAGTTTCTTCCCTTTTCAAAAGTGATGAGATTTCTCTGGCAGATAAAGTTGGTGCCATTTTGTCTTGAGGGGatattctttcaaatacttGCTTCTCTgatgtaatattatttttttgatagtCTGGGACTATTCTTGATAAAGAGTTAGATTGTTGTGAAACTATTTGCTTATTCAATTGTAGTTCAATTGGTATGCCAGAATTCGATTCATCATTAAGTTGAATACCATCATTATTGTTGATAGTATTGTTGGGTGTTAAGTTGTggttgttattattattattattattattattattattattattattattattattattattgctgttgttattattagtattatttgatgcATTAGTTCTCCATTGCCATTCAAGTGCCAGTTTGGTTGAATCTAGTGCATCATGAGGAATGATTATGCAGCCATAATTTTGTGCGTTGGTTGGGTcgttattatcatttttgtTGTTAGTAATTATCTCATTTAATGAGGGAGATGCATGGTATTGATATAACTTTCTTAGTTTAAAAgcatattttctatttagTTTGTCTCTGtgatatcttttaaaaactcGTTTTTGTGATAATTCATTACAATTTACATCACCAACGAATGGACATCTACCAAAGGTACCATATTTTAATACTGGATATGGTAATTTTTTGTTACTATTGTTGTCTTGGATTTGAAGTTCATGGTGCTTCCATTCTAAAGTAATTATTGGAGCCCAAAATTGCCATAAATCGTACATGTATATGTAACTGTGTTTAAAATAATGGATTTCATCTCTACGGGTTTTAGGATCTCGATCAGTTGGACCGTATAATTTCTCATTctgtaataaatttgataaagaGGTTTCATTTTGGAAAGAAGacattttttctatatcgacatccaaatttttcaaaaatctTTGAGCTTTCTTATAATCCCAAACTTtcatgtaattttttttggctCTAATTAGAATATCATTTGGACTGTATAAACTTAATTTCTCTGTACTTCTTTTGGTAACGACTATTGTGACATTTGTATCAAAAAACTCAGTAATTCTTGCAtctaagaataaaaatccctttcttaataaattttctcttttttctAGCTTTAACTTATTATTCTTCGAAATTTCTACATCTTCAGTAGTATCGAAATATATCACAGATTCtcttttcataattttcttccaattattttgccattctaataattcatttggAGTCACTCTAGATGCACCtgtttcatttttcttcGAGTTACTATGAGAGTGTGTATTTGAACGATTTGTAGTAGTTGTTACGGTAGAAATATTAGTGGTGGTTGTTAATTGTGTTGTATTCGAATATGAATTATGGAGAGTTGTTGTGGTAGATGCATGCCCGGGGTTTAAAGTTGATGTAGTGGTGCTCggtatatttttattgctattaattctaatagcCCCTTCAATTGATCTATTTCTTTCGATTTTTGGTTTCTTGGAAACAAGGTCCTTTGAGACTGGTGTAGTACCACAGGCAGAAGCATTAATACTTCTCTTTTTATTCTGTAGTAAAgggatatttttatatatgttATTGGAAGTAGTAGCATTAGATGTAGTAGCAGCAGTAGATGATATTGTTGTTATACCGGACATAACTGAATTAGTTTGTTTCAAAGAAATTTTCTCTCTTTTAGAATTAGCGTCAGTTTCTTTCAAGGGAGAACGGTTAACAATCTTCATGGCTGGATACATTGAGATAAATAATCTTGAATTAGTTatttaatctttaaatttggGATGAGTAATtagagaaaaattattaatagatgttgaattaaaatgcaaaaaaaaaaaggaatatAATGAaggagaaaaaaaataaaaaaatgtagtataatagaaaaaaatgcaaaattaaatgaaatttctcGAGGCAAAACTGATGTTTTAAGAAGgaagaataaattaatgaatgaattgaaaaaggaTTGATAGATTTAGCTCTACGAaacagaaaataaatagtattcaataattaatattatgtGAGTTAATAACTATTTCTACTATCGTGATTACCCTAGTTGTGTTGTTGATCCAATTCTGGGTAAGTATTGCTATAAAACTTATTCTTCTGCAATTGAAATATCCACTATTATATGCCTACTGATCTTAGTTAGTCTGACacataaaaaatattggttAATACTgttaattattcaaaatcagCTTGCCCTCTAGATCCTGGTAAATCTCTCAACAACACATCACTAACTAGCTGAATGGTAAAATGATAAAACGGCAAAATAACAAAACCGCGAAAACTATATGATTTTCAcagaattttatttcacAACCGTTTCGCGTGTCACAAATTTTCATTACGCgcatcattttttttttatttgttaaatatatagggcattaaataataaaatttggtaaaatgtaataaaaattagaaGTTATGGATTAAAGATATGTTAAATAATGTATATATGGagttatatataaacaatGCTGAGATAGTAAATAGGTAGTGTCTACTTTTTAACCTAGTTTGTAGCCATACAGATCCTCACatattcttaatatttCCTTCATTTTTAACAGTAGTAGGCCGTAAGGGTAACTACTCGAACCAATTAGAACTATCAATAAATCACTTGATGGTATTTGAGAAACACAAGTATGCCATTCTTCTACCTCGTAGTTATATATTCTTACAAAATTTGAAGTTATTGCAGCCTTTATTTCATAcaagttattattgtttatgCTTAtcttattgttattgttatccAGAATATTAGATGTACTGTTTTCTAGAGTATTAGTATGTgtactaatattatttgtagattgttctatattatttggaatTACTTCATGGTGATTATTGTTGGCAGCAGAAAGTTGAAACTCATCTTGGTGCCATTTATcctttattaataatcctatcatttttagattatttaatgattggACATTGTTGCCAGAAGTattattggaatatttatcattagaatTCGATGAATTAACAAACGATAGAATAGATCCgttttcttttgataaaattgcAGCAGTCTGTAAAGGAGGGGCGTGGAATGAAATAGTAGTCAAGTTGACAGGGGAAAGCGATTGTTCTAATACACAATGTATATTCTCTGAATGTAGCATTATGTGTGTGGTAAGAAATTATAGTATAGCATGGGCTGTTAGTTGTCTggaatatttgtttttaaagAGGTTTTAATCTGAGCCctctattttctttatcaaaagaataaaaaaaaaaaatagaaggGCTACCCTTTTCgggtgaaaaaaatttatacattcaataaataaaatgatggcttataatttatataagaaaaaaaaggataATAGGGATATAAGAGACACATCCCGattattgttgtttgtttgtttttttgaggactatatttaaaataaatcagaaaaataaaatatataattataatggGGATAATGCGTATTACCTCTATCTAATAGCAAAAGTAATGGCAGTAATAACGGTAGTAATAATGTAGTAGTATATACAAAAAGGTAGTTAATACAGAGTTCATATacttttctaaaatttgtTTAGTTATTCAGTTAATATGCAATttagtaaatttttttattagttttttatgatcatattaataaataattgattaGCTGATGTTTTTACTTATTTTAAGTTTtatgcatatatatatatatatatatatatatataattcttattcttatttttcatttgtatGATTTGTTTCAACTCAAAAAAAGGTAAAgaaactttaaatttacatttgttattatttttgaagtGTATGTGTGGTTTGTAAATGGAAATAGTAACAGAAAATATACTAGGGATGAATCATGACAGTAGACGGGAGTAAAGATATATTACTTATATAAggaattatatattaaaaattgaactGAAGTTGAGATTGAATTGAACATTGAAGTGTATGGAGATTGAAATCGAAATgctttaaaaatttgtaGTATAGTGTAATGGAACTGAATGTTAGTTGTTTGTCAAGTACTCTGAAATGGACCGATTGAATATAGTAGAAAATGGTAGAAGAAGAACCGTGAATATTAAAGGTAAATTGAAGAGgtttttgattatttatttctttcctaatttttcaacttcCTGAATTTCTTCTACATCTTCGTCATCAGCAGCTGGTTTGCGTGGTTGCTTTCTATCCATTACGGAATCATTATCCATACTTTCGTCGTCGTCTTGATCGtcatcttcaaattcaatgctatcttcttcatcataaTCATATTGAGCATCaccatcttcttcatcttcttcttcatcaaacTGTATATAATCATCACCTTCACCCATTACTATTCCCATATCGTCATCCATATCTGAATCATACCAGAAGTTATCTGCTATGTccctattattattattgttgttgttattatttgtattattacgATTATTGTTGCTAGttatatcattatcatctcCAATGGCGCCAttgttattactatttGTAGATCGAGAACCGTTTTGGTcgttgttattattattactgttTGATAGGTAAGCAGTTTCATAGGTTGGCATTATAAACCCTTCTGGGATATCTTGTTTTGATCTTTCTACCTCcattttaattctttgtTTATATTGTTCAGGGTTTTTTCTATAATCTACAGCAGCATCAACGTTAGCTGGTGAAGAAATGTTTGGATCCTCCAATAAAGAAACgattgaaattaaaacacTTTCAACGGTTTGCACAGGAGACCAAGTTTCAGCATCAGGCTCATCAGTGGTTGGATCACCTGACTGATGTAGGATTGAGATACATAATCTACCATCACGATAAACGTTTGGATGATAGATTGCTGGGGTGAAACGGAATTGTGGAGGAGAAAATGGAAAATCTTCAGGGAACCTCATTTGTGATTTGAAGTAACCACCATGATAGATAGAATCCTCGTTTAGTACCATAACACCGATGTTCCAAATGAATAGGTTGGAttcatcttctaattcaatATGGAAGGATGGGATGGCCTTACGAGGATCTGTTAATTCTCGGTATTGGCGTAGTAATAAATTTGCAGCACTGGATTTATGACcgttcatttttttctctttttttttgtaaaatttttttaccgTATGGATTCTCGTTTTATAATAGCACTTATTTTGCGTAAGTAGCTTCTTTGGATATAGGGAAAGTGCTAGTATTGCAAGACTTGGTTctcaatatatattattagtgtTACTAAAAGTTGGATATCTAATGctttataatatatcttCTAGTAGGAAATAGAACTTAGTCAGATGTAATTTATATGATATTATCTAGCTTTacttatttcttttttttcttgttcgtatttttgttatctgtaaaaagagaaataaAAGGATTAGTAAGACAGGAAGGTAGACAGTATTGAGGAATGATTAACCAAACACACACTTTTGGACAGATGGGAtatctttcaaaattaacTTTAAACCAACACTAAAAACGGAATAACAGATATATCTTCCGATATTGCTTATAAAGCTTATTCTTAATCCAAAACTTTTCCAAACTGCTGTAAACTCAAACTCAAATTCAAACAGAGACTTACCATTAGAATATTGCTATTAGTTGGTAAGCTCTTTGTCTCGACGTTGAGCTTAGAAAATGAGGAAAATTACTTTCTCAGTTTTGCTTCGATTTGCCTCGTCCGATTGTGCGCGGTGGCTGTTTTCTGTTTCTGTTACTGTTTCGAGACCGGGCCAATTCCGCACGTGACTCGTGCAGAAGTACCAATCCCTGAAGGTCTTATCAGGGATCACAAGGGTATAGTTAATACACAGTGTCTAAAAAATTAGGGTAGAAGTGATAGTAGAGTGCTATTTAGTATATGTATATTAGGGCAGGTTCGTTTATATATGTAGAGAGGGACTAGTATACGGGTGTTTTTGGAGCTGATTCGAAGATTGCATCAAAGATTGCACAGCCTATTTGCCGGCTTCTCTGGCCATTCTTAATCTTCTAGCTTCCATATAGGTAAGTGGTTTACCAGGAGTTGATGATTCTTCCTTAGCTGGGGCGGGAGTAGGTTTAGTGGCAGGAGTTGATGGAGTAGATGGAGCAGGAGCAGGAGAAGCAGATGAGGTAGATCC contains the following coding sequences:
- the ECM8 gene encoding Ecm8p (similar to Saccharomyces cerevisiae ECM8 (YBR076W); ancestral locus Anc_3.297), producing MSLYKIEDAFKYNQIENEIETNLNDKTFGGETLDFLDYYTFFQHNIEGWIDLVESSKDAMGVETSEEENENGFKKIIKEWGMGQDSRKYREVNENYSDKEDKEFFEMDFEDSITNYSELSKTNTLRSGRTLTINSNILNQLSISNNNQKLKVKPIATKNDIIKKRKMEDAIRNPDIDKDGIRIYYCRKFQNHLIYKWQMKRYEEFGYKIFKNYLFEDYNEKKRVIDYRYGRTKRLGGNTPTKEILCQYCYGINWINYLKYFKHLFLAHGVITKINDKYKKQFELYDEIITLSISSCKELIKIETLPVIPNKIASIRMLLTFIEYELIPQPLEYQNILYPFTKPVIQGAPKSSDKHTQLKQIEVKCLICKCPIQLIGTGSQRVGKREGLYENYNIHYIECSKSQQKHPKELPSSKTLYVELF
- the TBLA0G03240 gene encoding C2H2-type zinc finger protein (ancestral locus Anc_3.298); this encodes MSYLDLIDINQFQAQNYPNLKEPSGLISDTNNKIVSSSNISSNNNSNSDLLADTNATTPLTENYFASFNYSSTNNTNSSYSLYNKSFFNSSLNSIPVTGSQSGTCLNGYTNIYNSNKFNETSNVANGSSPRYNHIKKVTPIVPPIKTNPTSAANPATDSTTTVNQESYASEKEVMSRYIPIIKPSTPFEVSLQTTVGQSQADSKVNKNTQPENNSNKPMVSSTSAINLDLDLEDLLTIIDEKETKDFSNDELPTKSFEKSVNFKSEKYSTIDNTEFDSSVISNNNNFKSGKISPLPPIIPTADSNSNYTTLPTPKGRKLPPLKFNNVRNFKLSNGSTLNLNSKKHSHLLHPSTRNPAHNNMILFDKIYSSSSPPPLKLSCMNSESKHHLHSQTIPNTSLYSASNCMYPNPKNFKYHCDICHKFFRRPSSLKTHMNIHTGVKPYLCPYNNCYKPFNAKSNMLRHFKLHYRLPNGIYVLPNGIVTWKTPTTKQMFAKPQPNLVNNCNIYTNCH
- the TBLA0G03250 gene encoding protein serine/threonine kinase activating protein DBF4 (similar to Saccharomyces cerevisiae DBF4 (YDR052C); ancestral locus Anc_3.299), whose product is MYPAMKIVNRSPLKETDANSKREKISLKQTNSVMSGITTISSTAATTSNATTSNNIYKNIPLLQNKKRSINASACGTTPVSKDLVSKKPKIERNRSIEGAIRINSNKNIPSTTTSTLNPGHASTTTTLHNSYSNTTQLTTTTNISTVTTTTNRSNTHSHSNSKKNETGASRVTPNELLEWQNNWKKIMKRESVIYFDTTEDVEISKNNKLKLEKRENLLRKGFLFLDARITEFFDTNVTIVVTKRSTEKLSLYSPNDILIRAKKNYMKVWDYKKAQRFLKNLDVDIEKMSSFQNETSLSNLLQNEKLYGPTDRDPKTRRDEIHYFKHSYIYMYDLWQFWAPIITLEWKHHELQIQDNNSNKKLPYPVLKYGTFGRCPFVGDVNCNELSQKRVFKRYHRDKLNRKYAFKLRKLYQYHASPSLNEIITNNKNDNNDPTNAQNYGCIIIPHDALDSTKLALEWQWRTNASNNTNNNNSNNNNNNNNNNNNNNNNNNNNHNLTPNNTINNNDGIQLNDESNSGIPIELQLNKQIVSQQSNSLSRIVPDYQKNNITSEKQVFERISPQDKMAPTLSAREISSLLKREETEDLQDDLCNNNENKSNLRNNFDIKASGVHQSNDIATSFGNGLGPTKASVTNKNLKTLTRMVVDRRLGVTKKPKPLKKTETIKEEDSLDDQNKGSGNTTISKDSTVSVATTVSNAPGINTTNTNGELIVIEDRSSNKEDENEESNNTSASNKNVAAGTTTANALPIDNNATTNLHNDTKIANNNTITEKRLPARANREPIVKNSGYCENCRVKYDDLDNHILGERHQSFANSDENFDLIDNLIKKLNNAQMSFEVDLTDISSSDDECSSTSQTVY
- the SLM4 gene encoding Slm4p (similar to Saccharomyces cerevisiae SLM4 (YBR077C); ancestral locus Anc_3.300), with the protein product MLHSENIHCVLEQSLSPVNLTTISFHAPPLQTAAILSKENGSILSFVNSSNSNDKYSNNTSGNNVQSLNNLKMIGLLIKDKWHQDEFQLSAANNNHHEVIPNNIEQSTNNISTHTNTLENSTSNILDNNNNKISINNNNLYEIKAAITSNFVRIYNYEVEEWHTCVSQIPSSDLLIVLIGSSSYPYGLLLLKMKEILRICEDLYGYKLG
- the CDC34 gene encoding SCF E2 ubiquitin-protein ligase catalytic subunit CDC34 (similar to Saccharomyces cerevisiae CDC34 (YDR054C); ancestral locus Anc_3.301) produces the protein MNGHKSSAANLLLRQYRELTDPRKAIPSFHIELEDESNLFIWNIGVMVLNEDSIYHGGYFKSQMRFPEDFPFSPPQFRFTPAIYHPNVYRDGRLCISILHQSGDPTTDEPDAETWSPVQTVESVLISIVSLLEDPNISSPANVDAAVDYRKNPEQYKQRIKMEVERSKQDIPEGFIMPTYETAYLSNSNNNNNDQNGSRSTNSNNNGAIGDDNDITSNNNRNNTNNNNNNNNNRDIADNFWYDSDMDDDMGIVMGEGDDYIQFDEEEDEEDGDAQYDYDEEDSIEFEDDDQDDDESMDNDSVMDRKQPRKPAADDEDVEEIQEVEKLGKK